In a genomic window of Telopea speciosissima isolate NSW1024214 ecotype Mountain lineage chromosome 5, Tspe_v1, whole genome shotgun sequence:
- the LOC122661598 gene encoding protein DETOXIFICATION 27-like: protein MQSSNGRTGDEVVPLLQNQSSIKESENGDDHHHQEEEDLWKRVWIESKKLWIIVGPAIFSRVSSFSMNVITQAFAGHLGDLELAAISIANNVIIGFNFGLLLGMASALETLCGQAFGAKKYHMMGIYMQRSWIVLFLCSVLLLPMYVFATPILKWMGQPDDVAELSGLVAIWLIPLHFSFAFLFPLQRFLQCQIKTLVIAWVSLVGLIVHIFVSWLFVFGLKLGLFGAAITLNFSWWVLVFGLFGYTVCGGCPLTWSGFSIEAFSGLWEFLKLSAASGVMLCLENWYYRILLLMTGNLRNAKIAVDALSICMTITGWEMMIPLAFFAATGVRVANELGAGNGKGAKFATIVSVATSIVIGLIFCVLIMIFHSEFFIIFTSSEDVITAVNKLSVLLAFTILLNSVQPVLSGVAVGSGWQAFVAYINLGCYYIIGVPIGCLLGWYFNLGAKGIWSRMIGGTGIQTLILAIITIRCDWENEAKKATLTVEKWANEDVSDGENQITEK from the exons ATGCAGAGCAGCAATGGCAGAACAGGGGATGAGGTGGTTCCTCTGTTGCAGAAccaatcatcaataaaagaaagtgaaaatggtgatgatcatcatcatcaagaggAGGAAGATCTATGGAAAAGGGTTTGGATTGAATCAAAGAAGTTATGGATCATCGTGGGTCCTGCCATCTTCAGCCGTGTCTCCTCCTTTTCTATGAACGTCATCACCCAAGCCTTCGCCGGCCATCTCGGTGATCTCGAGCTCGCTGCCATCTCCATTGCCAATAACGTCATTATTGGCTTCAACTTTGGTCTTTTG TTAGGAATGGCTAGTGCATTGGAGACGTTATGTGGGCAGGCATTTGGGGCTAAGAAGTACCACATGATGGGAATCTATATGCAACGATCATGGATTGTTCTCTTCCTCTGCTCTGTTCTGTTACTTCCCATGTACGTTTTTGCTACTCCAATTCTGAAATGGATGGGACAACCGGACGATGTGGCGGAGCTGTCAGGTCTGGTGGCGATTTGGCTTATCCCTCTCCACTTCAGCTTTGCGTTCCTATTCCCTCTTCAGAGGTTCTTGCAGTGCCAGATTAAGACTCTTGTGATTGCTTGGGTTTCTTTGGTGGGTCTAATAGTTCATATCTTTGTGAGTTGGCTTTTTGTGTTTGGACTGAAATTAGGCTTGTTTGGAGCTGCTATTACTCTCAATTTTTCTTggtgggttttggtttttgggttatttggttaCACTGTTTGTGGTGGGTGTCCTCTCACTTGGAGTGGTTTCTCCATTGAAGCCTTCTCTGGTCTTTGGGAGTTCCTCAAACTCTCTGCAGCTTCAGGGGTTATGCTCTG CTTGGAGAATTGGTATTATAGAATATTATTATTGATGACAGGAAATCTCAGGAACGCAAAAATTGCAGTAGATGCTTTGTCCATCTG TATGACCATTACTGGGTGGGAGATGATGATTCCATTGGCGTTCTTCGCTGCAACTGG AGTAAGGGTAGCAAACGAGCTCGGAGCAGGCAATGGGAAAGGAGCTAAGTTTGCAACAATTGTATCGGTGGCGACATCCATAGTAATCGGTCTCATATTTTGTGTCTTAATTATGATATTCCATAGCgagttttttatcatttttacgTCCAGCGAAGATGTCATTACTGCTGTCAACAAGCTTTCCGTCCTCTTAGCCTTCACCATCCTCCTTAATAGTGTTCAACCGGTTCTCTCCG GAGTTGCTGTTGGATCTGGATGGCAAGCATTCGTGGCCTACATAAATTTGGGTTGCTATTACATCATTGGGGTCCCAATCGGATGTTTATTGGGGTGGTACTTTAATCTTGGAGCCAAG GGAATTTGGTCCCGAATGATTGGTGGAACTGGCATCCAAACATTGATATTGGCCATCATCACCATTCGTTGTGACTGGGAAAATGAG GCCAAGAAAGCAACCTTGACGGTAGAGAAATGGGCGAATGAGGATGTTTCGGACGGTGAAAATCAAATCACAGAGAAATGA